A DNA window from Streptomyces bacillaris contains the following coding sequences:
- a CDS encoding response regulator transcription factor, whose protein sequence is MPKLLIVEDDPASVLALRELLTRGGYRVVTAADGREALRLMFAERPDLMLLDLLVPELDGWRVLTRARDLSDLPVLVVSGLDDVDHRVKALRAGADDYLVKPFHPEELLARVEALLRRAGHRKWAGERVGEHLRLVPERRAAVWYGGEARLSEIEYRLLQLLVRNRGRVVTAQQLLIRVWEDGTAIGGDRVKFGVLRLRRKLREAAGPDAPDPIEAVRGAGYRFVTAEEIDRKRDEDPAGQRRNTQEKRPEAG, encoded by the coding sequence ATGCCCAAGCTTCTGATCGTGGAGGACGACCCCGCTTCCGTACTGGCGCTGCGGGAACTCCTCACGCGCGGCGGGTACCGGGTGGTGACGGCCGCCGACGGCCGTGAGGCGCTGCGGCTGATGTTCGCGGAACGGCCCGACCTGATGCTGCTGGACCTGCTGGTGCCCGAGCTGGACGGCTGGCGGGTCCTGACCCGCGCCCGCGACCTGAGCGATCTGCCGGTCCTGGTCGTCTCCGGCCTGGACGACGTCGACCACCGGGTGAAGGCCCTGCGGGCGGGGGCCGACGACTATCTGGTGAAGCCCTTCCACCCCGAGGAGCTGCTGGCGCGCGTCGAGGCGCTGCTGCGCCGGGCCGGGCACCGGAAGTGGGCCGGTGAGCGGGTCGGGGAGCATTTGCGGCTGGTGCCCGAGCGGCGGGCGGCGGTCTGGTACGGGGGTGAGGCGCGGCTCAGCGAGATCGAGTACCGGCTGCTCCAGCTCCTCGTACGCAACCGCGGCCGGGTCGTCACGGCGCAGCAGCTCCTCATCCGGGTGTGGGAGGACGGGACGGCCATCGGCGGCGACCGCGTCAAGTTCGGGGTCCTGCGGCTGCGCCGGAAGCTGCGCGAGGCGGCCGGGCCGGACGCACCGGACCCGATCGAGGCCGTACGGGGCGCGGGGTACCGTTTCGTCACCGCAGAAGAAATCGACCGGAAACGGGACGAAGATCCCGCCGGGCAGAGGCGGAATACCCAGGAAAAACGTCCTGAAGCGGGCTGA
- a CDS encoding helix-turn-helix domain-containing protein, with amino-acid sequence MPVGPTTRRRQLGADLRRLRERKGLTLEEAGALVGISKATLSRYERKEGTVKWPVVDALCREYGASDAERSALVELAKGARIQGWWRSLADPVPESMNLMLTLEDEAVSEDHYACMYVPGLLQTRAYAEAVHRASDVRCTEQEIGHMVDIRMKRQELLERAQPPRLWAVIDEAVVRRAVGGRHVMRDQLSHLLEQAERPHITVQVLPFSAGAHAAAVGSFVILGGPTPGLDVVYVDIIGGGLFMEKPMEIARYKLAFEYLHGQALDTERSAALLEKVSREL; translated from the coding sequence ATGCCCGTCGGACCCACCACCCGCAGACGCCAGCTCGGAGCGGATTTGCGCCGTCTCCGCGAGCGCAAGGGCCTCACCCTGGAGGAGGCAGGCGCGCTGGTTGGAATCTCCAAGGCGACCCTGAGCCGCTACGAGCGGAAGGAGGGCACGGTCAAGTGGCCTGTGGTGGACGCTCTCTGCCGCGAGTACGGGGCCTCGGACGCGGAACGCTCAGCACTCGTCGAACTGGCCAAGGGGGCGCGGATCCAGGGCTGGTGGCGTTCGCTCGCAGATCCGGTTCCTGAATCGATGAACCTCATGCTGACGCTGGAGGACGAGGCCGTCAGCGAGGACCACTATGCCTGCATGTATGTGCCGGGCCTCCTGCAGACCCGCGCCTACGCCGAGGCGGTGCACCGCGCCTCGGATGTGCGGTGCACCGAACAAGAGATCGGCCACATGGTGGACATCCGGATGAAGCGCCAGGAACTCCTGGAGCGAGCGCAGCCACCGCGCCTCTGGGCCGTGATCGACGAGGCTGTCGTACGACGGGCCGTCGGTGGCCGCCACGTCATGCGCGACCAGCTGAGCCATCTCCTCGAGCAGGCGGAGCGGCCGCACATCACCGTGCAGGTGCTCCCGTTCTCAGCTGGCGCACATGCGGCCGCGGTCGGAAGCTTCGTCATCCTCGGCGGGCCGACCCCTGGGCTCGACGTGGTCTACGTGGACATCATCGGTGGCGGACTCTTCATGGAGAAGCCGATGGAAATCGCACGCTATAAGTTGGCGTTCGAGTACCTGCATGGGCAGGCCCTGGACACCGAGCGGTCTGCCGCGCTCCTGGAAAAAGTGAGCAGGGAGCTTTAA
- the wecB gene encoding non-hydrolyzing UDP-N-acetylglucosamine 2-epimerase, translating into MNAQPDSRVAVVLGTRPELVKLAEPIRLLGPAARVIHTGQHYDDTLSGNFLDELGLPEPEYLTGVGGQPRAVQVAAALTALDERFATERPGAVIVQGDTNAALSGALAANARSIPLIHVEAGLRSHDRAMPEEHNRVVIDRLADVLCAATPENRALLLAEGVPDHRIEVTGNTVVEAVHEHLPPQAERTRLLDGLGLTPDAYVLATVHRPENTDDSAVLATVLRELAALGRTLPVVLPLHPRTRTRIEAAGLGPLLDGMRVLAPTGYGTFLALARHAALLVSDSGGIQEETTVLGRPLVVVRRSTERPEAFTDFADLVEPGPAIGTAARNRLAEGAQGLRRLATLPSPYGDGTASRRIVDLITRLPAPPHAPVPAPSPSPSPVPAPAAAQELTTAA; encoded by the coding sequence ATGAACGCTCAACCGGACAGCCGTGTCGCCGTCGTCCTCGGAACCCGCCCCGAGCTGGTCAAGCTCGCCGAACCCATCCGGCTGCTCGGCCCGGCCGCCCGGGTCATCCACACCGGCCAGCACTACGACGACACGCTCTCCGGCAACTTCCTGGACGAGCTGGGGCTGCCCGAGCCGGAGTATCTGACCGGCGTCGGCGGGCAGCCCCGGGCCGTCCAGGTGGCCGCTGCCCTCACCGCCCTGGACGAACGGTTCGCCACCGAGCGACCGGGCGCCGTGATCGTGCAGGGGGACACCAACGCGGCCCTCTCCGGCGCGCTCGCCGCGAACGCCCGCTCGATCCCGCTCATCCACGTCGAGGCGGGGCTGCGCAGCCACGACCGCGCGATGCCCGAGGAGCACAACCGGGTGGTCATCGACCGGCTGGCGGACGTCCTGTGCGCGGCGACCCCGGAGAACCGGGCGCTGCTCCTCGCCGAGGGCGTCCCGGACCACCGGATCGAGGTCACCGGCAACACGGTGGTGGAGGCGGTCCACGAGCACCTGCCCCCGCAGGCCGAGCGGACCCGCCTCCTCGACGGCCTGGGCCTGACCCCGGACGCGTACGTCCTGGCCACCGTCCACCGCCCGGAGAACACCGACGACTCCGCCGTCCTGGCCACCGTCCTGCGCGAGCTGGCCGCGCTCGGCCGCACCCTCCCCGTGGTCCTCCCTCTCCACCCGCGCACCCGCACCCGGATCGAGGCCGCCGGCCTGGGCCCGCTCCTGGACGGGATGAGGGTGCTCGCCCCGACGGGCTACGGCACGTTCCTCGCCCTGGCCCGGCACGCCGCGCTCCTGGTCTCGGACTCCGGCGGCATCCAGGAGGAGACCACCGTCCTCGGCCGCCCCCTGGTGGTGGTCCGCCGCTCCACCGAGCGCCCCGAGGCCTTCACCGACTTCGCGGACCTGGTGGAGCCGGGGCCCGCCATCGGCACCGCCGCCCGCAACCGCCTGGCCGAGGGCGCCCAGGGCCTCCGCCGTCTGGCGACCCTGCCCAGCCCGTACGGCGACGGCACCGCCTCCCGCCGCATCGTGGACCTGATCACCCGCCTACCGGCGCCGCCGCACGCTCCCGTTCCCGCCCCTTCCCCTTCCCCTTCCCCTGTCCCGGCCCCGGCCGCCGCTCAGGAGCTGACGACGGCGGCTTGA
- a CDS encoding DUF397 domain-containing protein yields the protein MDHGVGHWFKSSFSGGSGTECVEITKLPMAVGVRDSTRRHGPHISVSHAAWSDFVASFGEQH from the coding sequence ATGGATCACGGCGTTGGCCATTGGTTCAAGTCCTCGTTCAGCGGAGGCAGTGGCACAGAGTGCGTGGAAATCACCAAGCTGCCTATGGCTGTTGGGGTACGTGACTCAACGAGGCGCCACGGTCCGCACATATCCGTCAGTCATGCAGCCTGGTCTGATTTCGTCGCAAGCTTCGGGGAGCAGCACTAA
- a CDS encoding glycosyltransferase family 2 protein gives MAPHLFLYVFPFLLLGGFLVYWAGSRHAYARRRPAEQGDAAAWDWHFFVPCRDEEAVIATTVDRLRGDFPASYVWVIDDASDDRTGEIVAALAGEDARIRLVTRRRPEARIGKGAALNAAYEALDAELGEDADRSRVIVCVVDADGRLSPDALAYVSGPDGFGDPETGGVQIGVRMRNVDDERPRPDRGRAVNAYARLLIRMQDAEFAVSNTGMQLLRCRTGSVGLGGNGQFTRLSALDRIAAAERRPWKQDALLEDYELGLHMRLAGYRVTHIADTWVTQEALPYTRRFLTQRTRWAQGNIQCVRYATRIIGSRHYRARGVLESLYTFVQPLAHLTVLVLTVVLLSVLATGLAAGTVLFAAWPLALALGTLSIVPFLLWGPVYRREFAPNRSRAAGVLWGITLWLYAYHLFIVSARGSVRLARGRTGWAKTRRNAETAVVGPTATES, from the coding sequence TTGGCCCCCCACCTCTTCCTCTACGTCTTCCCCTTCCTCCTGCTCGGCGGCTTCCTCGTCTACTGGGCGGGCTCCCGGCACGCGTACGCCAGGCGCCGGCCCGCCGAGCAGGGGGACGCCGCGGCCTGGGACTGGCACTTCTTCGTGCCGTGCCGGGACGAGGAGGCCGTCATCGCGACCACGGTCGACCGGTTGCGGGGCGACTTCCCGGCCTCGTACGTCTGGGTCATCGACGACGCGAGCGATGACCGTACGGGGGAGATCGTCGCGGCCCTCGCGGGGGAGGACGCCCGGATCAGGCTGGTCACACGGCGACGCCCCGAGGCCCGGATCGGGAAGGGCGCGGCGCTGAACGCCGCCTATGAGGCGCTCGACGCGGAGCTGGGGGAGGACGCGGACCGGTCCCGGGTCATCGTCTGCGTGGTGGACGCCGACGGCAGGCTGTCGCCGGACGCCCTGGCGTATGTGAGCGGCCCGGACGGCTTCGGTGACCCGGAGACGGGCGGCGTACAGATCGGCGTACGGATGCGGAACGTGGACGACGAGCGCCCGCGTCCCGACCGCGGCCGGGCCGTCAACGCGTATGCGCGGCTGCTGATCCGGATGCAGGACGCGGAGTTCGCCGTGTCGAACACGGGGATGCAGCTGCTGCGGTGCCGGACCGGTTCGGTCGGCCTCGGCGGCAACGGCCAGTTCACCCGCCTCTCCGCGCTCGACCGGATCGCCGCCGCCGAGCGCCGCCCCTGGAAGCAGGACGCGCTCCTCGAGGACTACGAACTGGGCCTGCACATGCGCCTGGCCGGCTACCGGGTCACCCACATCGCTGACACCTGGGTCACGCAGGAGGCGCTGCCCTACACCCGGCGCTTCCTGACCCAGCGCACCCGCTGGGCCCAGGGCAACATCCAGTGCGTGCGGTACGCGACCCGCATCATCGGCTCCCGCCACTACCGGGCCCGAGGCGTCCTGGAGTCGCTGTACACCTTCGTCCAGCCGCTCGCCCACCTCACGGTCCTCGTCCTGACCGTGGTGCTCCTCTCCGTGCTCGCCACAGGCCTCGCCGCCGGCACCGTCCTGTTCGCCGCCTGGCCCCTGGCCCTGGCGCTCGGCACCCTGTCGATCGTGCCGTTCCTGCTCTGGGGCCCGGTCTACCGCCGGGAGTTCGCCCCGAACCGCTCACGCGCCGCCGGAGTGCTGTGGGGCATCACCCTGTGGCTGTACGCCTACCACCTCTTCATCGTCTCCGCCCGAGGCTCCGTACGCCTCGCCCGCGGCCGAACAGGCTGGGCCAAAACCCGCCGCAACGCGGAGACGGCCGTGGTGGGGCCTACTGCTACGGAGAGTTGA
- a CDS encoding alpha/beta hydrolase: MDLSTLRAFKPSEYEEAADGYRATAETASTAKDAIDNRISSGVRNQLEGEAAEAALLALKGLSQNFHYAQTECGLVSTALNGFAFDMAAAKRKLDAAIEDAGAAGCTVNPNGSVSYPAGSKPGAEKPAQGGTVSGSAGGSPTSDAVERQAVNIHPNPHYGRAVAYANRIADALNEATEADAKWAPKLRALKADDDLTVSDRDWADVHSDTDGVRAAGKDYRDSLPEVPKGATPKENASWWKGLSPEEQSAHLALNAASVGALDGLPAEIRDEANRTVLAQAKAQVQLELDRIPPEPTRYSPNPSGTYPAVVQNASWSKWNEKYGERKERADSSMAGMQAIEDRFDATGENGLPPAYLLGFDTEKNGRAIVANGNPDTADHTAVYVPGTTSNLGGIGGDVERMTNLWRESDAMAGGKEVSTITWLGYDAPQSVVKDAPFRHYADDGAPAFNNFMDGLDVANTTDSGGHHTAIGHSYGTTLIGSAARQGELNADDVVFAGSPGVQVGEASQMDVPEGHVWNEEAKGDPVPDLGRFGHGGSQWRLGGGVALIPSDEVFGANQMTTGTSEGHSEYWDRDTDSLRNQAAVVTGQYGKVKLEE, encoded by the coding sequence ATGGACCTTTCGACGCTGAGAGCCTTCAAGCCCTCGGAGTACGAGGAGGCTGCCGATGGCTACCGCGCCACTGCGGAGACCGCCAGTACGGCCAAGGACGCGATCGACAACCGGATCAGCTCCGGAGTCCGCAACCAGCTGGAGGGCGAGGCTGCGGAGGCCGCCCTGCTGGCGCTCAAGGGTCTGTCGCAAAACTTCCACTATGCGCAGACCGAGTGCGGCCTGGTGAGCACAGCGCTGAACGGTTTCGCATTCGACATGGCAGCGGCCAAGCGGAAGTTGGACGCGGCGATCGAGGACGCCGGGGCCGCCGGCTGCACGGTGAACCCGAACGGATCCGTCTCGTACCCGGCCGGCTCGAAGCCCGGCGCCGAGAAGCCCGCCCAGGGCGGCACGGTGTCGGGGAGCGCCGGAGGCAGCCCGACTTCCGACGCGGTGGAGCGCCAGGCGGTGAACATCCACCCGAACCCGCACTACGGCAGGGCAGTGGCGTACGCCAACCGGATCGCCGACGCCCTGAACGAGGCCACGGAGGCGGACGCGAAGTGGGCGCCCAAGCTGCGCGCGCTGAAGGCCGACGACGACCTGACGGTCTCCGATCGCGACTGGGCGGACGTGCACTCGGACACGGACGGCGTCCGCGCGGCGGGCAAGGACTACCGCGACTCGCTGCCGGAAGTCCCGAAGGGCGCCACTCCGAAGGAGAACGCGTCCTGGTGGAAGGGGCTCAGCCCGGAGGAACAGTCCGCCCACCTCGCTCTGAACGCCGCCTCGGTAGGCGCGTTGGACGGCCTGCCGGCCGAGATCCGTGACGAGGCCAACCGCACGGTACTGGCACAGGCCAAGGCGCAGGTGCAACTGGAGCTCGACAGGATCCCACCCGAGCCGACCCGGTATTCCCCCAACCCCAGCGGTACTTACCCGGCCGTCGTCCAGAACGCGAGCTGGAGCAAGTGGAACGAGAAGTACGGCGAGCGGAAGGAACGTGCCGACAGCTCGATGGCGGGGATGCAGGCGATCGAGGACCGCTTCGACGCAACGGGTGAGAACGGGCTGCCGCCCGCCTACCTCCTGGGTTTCGATACGGAGAAGAACGGCCGTGCGATCGTCGCCAACGGGAACCCCGATACCGCTGACCACACCGCTGTGTATGTTCCTGGTACCACATCGAACCTTGGCGGGATCGGTGGTGACGTGGAACGCATGACCAATCTCTGGCGAGAATCCGATGCGATGGCCGGGGGCAAAGAGGTGTCCACGATCACCTGGCTGGGGTACGACGCTCCGCAGAGCGTGGTCAAGGATGCTCCTTTCCGGCACTATGCCGATGACGGAGCCCCGGCATTCAATAATTTCATGGATGGCCTCGACGTGGCCAACACCACCGATTCCGGAGGCCATCACACGGCGATCGGTCATTCCTACGGCACGACGTTGATCGGTTCCGCGGCCCGCCAGGGCGAGTTGAACGCGGATGACGTGGTGTTCGCGGGGAGTCCCGGGGTGCAGGTCGGTGAGGCATCGCAGATGGACGTGCCCGAGGGCCATGTCTGGAACGAGGAAGCCAAGGGTGACCCGGTGCCCGACCTCGGGCGTTTCGGGCACGGCGGCAGCCAGTGGCGACTCGGTGGAGGCGTTGCCCTCATCCCCAGCGACGAGGTCTTCGGAGCGAACCAGATGACCACGGGAACCTCGGAAGGGCATAGCGAATACTGGGACCGGGACACCGACAGCCTCAGAAACCAGGCGGCGGTCGTGACGGGACAGTACGGAAAGGTGAAACTTGAGGAATAG